In Macadamia integrifolia cultivar HAES 741 chromosome 5, SCU_Mint_v3, whole genome shotgun sequence, a single window of DNA contains:
- the LOC122078799 gene encoding ninja-family protein AFP3-like, with product MDETTRGGRKEIENLSLQMNGYPIDLLKRFRSVSNRDTKIRAIGEDTEEIALNLGLSLGGCFGVDPNEKRHLIRSSSIAGLTNLVREDDSVNPPPIVTLPRTCSLPTETEEERRKRKELQCLKRMEAKRKRSEKQRNSRAGRNQASLEGSGKEEKQVEEELVMSINLKGKANGITAALAEEQLQLQHHQFGVKNGLSASVPAAAPPQFGIPSWATPCGIGVALPRGFDATANRNSSFLAAAALGGYPPSTTPQVSSLGSQGSSSSGISEFESTQVQGLNGCNEAGCLGSVQSLSEQVEQKTVMSPGATESTESKFGGVEKDRSKKSKIVRNGFEMGSNVTEEMPCVSTRGDGPNGKRIEGFLYKYRKGEEVRIVCVCHGRFLSPAEFVKHAGGGDVAHPLKHIVVNPSPTFS from the exons ATGGATGAAACAACAAGAGGTGGACGGAAAGAAATTGAGAACCTCTCTCTGCAAATGAATGGGTACCCGATAGATCTGCTCAAGAGATTCCGGTCTGTGAGTAACCGGGATACTAAAATTAGGGCTATAGGCGAAGATACTGAAGAAATCGCTCTAAATCTTGGGCTTTCTTTGGGTGGTTGCTTTGGGGTAGATCCCAATGAAAAAAGGCATCTCATACGTTCATCTTCAATCGCTGGGTTAACGAATTTGGTGAGGGAAGATGATTCCGTTAATCCACCACCGATTGTGACTTTGCCCAGGACCTGTTCGTTGCCTACTGAGACGGAAGAAGAacggaggaaaagaaaagagttgCAGTGTCTGAAGAGGATGGAGGCAAAAAGGAAACGATCTGAGAAGCAGAGGAATTCCCGAGCAGGTAGAAATCAAGCTTCTCTGGAGGGAAGTGGTAAGGAAGAGAAGCAGGTTGAGGAAGAATTAGTAATGTCCATTAACTTAAAAGGGAAGGCCAATGGCATTACTGCTGCTTTGGCCGAAGAACAGTTGCAACTGCAACACCACCAATTTGGGGTTAAAAATGGGTTGTCTGCTTCGGTGCCGGCGGCGGCGCCGCCTCAGTTTGGAATTCCCAGTTGGGCCACACCCTGTGGCATAGGAGTTGCTCTTCCCCGTGGGTTTGATGCAACAGCGAACAGGAACAGTAGTTTCTTAGCTGCAGCTGCTTTGGGAGGATATCCACCGTCGACGACGCCACAGGTATCATCGCTTGGGTCACAGGGGAGTAGTTCTTCTGGGATTTCAGAATTTGAGAGCACACAAGTTCAAG GATTGAACGGTTGCAATGAAGCAGGATGCCTTGGCAGTGTTCAATCGTTGTCGGAGCAGGTTGAACAGAAAACTGTGATGAGTCCTGGAGCAACTGAGAGTACAGAGAGCAAGTTTGGTGGAGTAGAAAAGGATAGATCAAAAAAATCTAAGATTGTGAGGAATGGATTTGAGATGGGGAGCAATGTTACGGAAGAGATGCCTTGTGTGTCTACAAGAGGAGATGGTCCCAATGGGAAGAGGATAGAAGGGTTCTTATACAAGTACAGGAAAGGGGAAGAGGTTAGGATAGTGTGTGTGTGCCATGGCAGGTTTCTTTCTCCGGCTGAGTTCGTCAAGCATGCCGGTGGGGGTGACGTAGCTCACCCTTTGAAACATATAGTTGTCAACCCATCTCCCACCTTTTCGTAA